Proteins found in one Sorghum bicolor cultivar BTx623 chromosome 1, Sorghum_bicolor_NCBIv3, whole genome shotgun sequence genomic segment:
- the LOC8081209 gene encoding uncharacterized protein LOC8081209 isoform X1 — MDQDAKDSRPSRSPSEPNLFLQWGSRKRLRCVKTRDDASPSPSPSEGLRRAIPRATRPLLGADIATFRSPRRPSTLNRSRKSDSLVNDYKHSIALSPEKDRYYTTRGSPFPFDGNGFDFGSITEEKGTTALPRFFIALSNKEKEEDFMAMKGCKLPQRPKKRPKLMQKCLLMVSPGAWLSDLSHERYEVREKKSSKKRARGLKALSMESDSE, encoded by the exons ATGGATCAGGACGCGAAGGACTCGAGGCCCTCAAGGTCTCCCAGCGAGCCAAACCTCTTCCTGCAATGGGGCAGCCGGAAGAGGCTGCGATGTGTCAAGACGCGTGATGATGCCTCACCATCACCATCTCCATCTGAAGGTCTGAGACGTGCCATACCCCGTGCTACTCGACCCCTCCTTGGAGCTGACATTGCTACATTTCGGTCACCACGGCGCCCTAGCACCCTTAACCGCAG CAGGAAATCAGATTCACTAGTGAATGATTACAAGCACTCGATTGCGCTATCACCAGAGAAGGACAGGTATTACACAACGAGGGGTTCACCATTTCCCTTCGATGGAAATGGGTTCGACTTTGGTAGCATAACAGAGGAGAAGGGAACCACTGCGTTGCCAagattcttcattgcattgtcaaacaaggagaaggaggaggactTCATGGCAATGAAGGGCTGCAAGCTGCCACAGCGGCCAAAGAAGAGGCCCAAGTTGATGCAGAAGTGCTTGCTT ATGGTGAGCCCAGGAGCTTGGTTATCAGATTTGTCGCATGAGAGATATGAAGTTAGAGAGAAGAAGAGTTCTAAAAAG AGAGCTAGAGGCTTGAAGGCTTTGAGCATGGAGAGTGATTCAGAATAG
- the LOC8061124 gene encoding OTU domain-containing protein 6B encodes MEETLAVESAAGETAAAQAPERKEETLEEVLSRHRKEKSKLQDKETSLKKAAAKGSKAEQKAKKKQVEEEITRLSRELEANHAAELASFGYKPSGSSEKGNLDNLVKAIAGVSVSSNSDSAKPSKGTRRREKKAKEEAAREQRIQEEQSNLVSDRMLENEKLERKLEPLGLTIQEIKPDGHCLYRAVENQLLLHSNGAAQYSYQDLRQMAAKYMREHAADFLPFYLAEGKADIGPDPMESFERYCEEMESTAAWGGQLELGALTHCLKKHIVVYSGSFPDVEMGKEYKSGSGGSDAGDASIRLSFHRHAYGLGEHYNSVIPAESS; translated from the exons ATGGAAGAAACCCTAGCCGTCGAATCCGCCGCCGGCGAGACGGCGGCCGCGCAGGCGCCTGAGCGGAAGGAAGAGACGCTCGAGGAGGTGCTCTCGAGGCACAG GAAAGAGAAATCAAAACTCCAGGATAAGGAAACAAGCCTCAAGAAAGCTGCTGCAAAAGGAAGCAAAGCTGAGCAGAAGGCAAAGAAAAAGCAGGTAGAGGAAGAGATTACACGCCTCTCAAGAGAGTTAGAGGCGAATCATGCTGCAGAGCTTGCTTCCTTTGGGTACAAACCCTCTGGCAGCTCAGAGAAGGGAAACCTTGACAACTTAGTGAAGGCCATAGCTGGTGTTTCAGTTTCCAGCAATTCGGATTCTGCAAAGCCCAGCAAGGGAACACGACGGCGAGAGAAGAAGGCGAAGGAGGAAGCTGCTCGAGAGCAGCGGATCCAAGAAGAACAAAGCAATCTCGTGAGCGACCGCATGTTAGAAAACGAGAAGCTTGAAAGGAAGCTTGAGCCCTTGGGGCTGACCATTCAAGAGATAAAGCCGGACGGTCACTGCCTGTACCGTGCTGTCGAAAACCAGCTATTGCTCCATTCCAATGGTGCTGCACAGTACAGTTACCAGGACCTACGGCAAATGGCAGCCAAGTACATGAGGGAGCATGCTGCTGATTTCCTCCCATTTTACTTAGCAGAAGGCAAGGCCGATATTGGACCAGATCCCATGGAGAGCTTCGAGAGGTACTGTGAGGAGATGGAATCCACTGCAGCTTGGGGTGGGCAGCTCGAACTTGGTGCACTGACCCACTGCCTGAAGAAACATATCGTGGTCTACTCAGGCTCCTTCCCGGATGTGGAGATGGGCAAAGAATACAAATCTGGATCTGGAGGTAGTGATGCCGGTGATGCAAGCATCAGGCTGTCGTTTCACAGGCATGCCTATGGTCTAGGCGAGCACTACAACTCGGTGATTCCAGCCGAATCATCTTAA
- the LOC8061123 gene encoding blue copper protein — MAAMDMKKCLLVLTLGLAMAATSSAVIYKVGDTSGWTILGNINYTDWTSKKNFRVGDTIEFTYPPGIHNVLEVKKADYDSCTNSTPIATHTSGDDKIVIKSPGHRFFICGVPGHCAAGQKLNIRVLKTTRSSDAPSPSPAPAAARSGSSAASPSPSTEPSGASASPPASSTDSPPDATATTAPAPNANGAGVSASNCRAVVGAMALAAVASMAMLH; from the exons ATGGCAGCCATGGACATGAAGAAGTGTCTGCTGGTGCTGACTCTTGGCCTCGCCATGGCCGCTACCTCGTCGGCCGTCATCTACAAGGTCGGCGACACCTCCGGGTGGACGATCCTCGGCAACATCAACTACACCGACTGGACTTCCAAGAAGAATTTCCGTGTTGGAGACACCATAG AGTTCACGTACCCACCGGGCATCCACAACGTGCTGGAGGTGAAGAAGGCCGACTACGACAGCTGCACCAACTCGACGCCGATCGCCACGCACACCTCTGGCGACGACAAGATCGTCATCAAGAGCCCCGGCCACCGCTTCTTCATCTGCGGCGTGCCCGGCCACTGCGCCGCCGGCCAGAAGCTCAACATCCGCGTCCTCAAGACGACGCGCTCCTCTGAcgccccttccccttccccggCGCCAGCCGCCGCGCGCTCCGGCTCCTCCGCGGCGTCCCCCAGCCCCAGCACCGAGCCGAGCGGCGCCTCGGCGTCGCCGCCCGCGTCGTCCACGGACAGCCCGCCCGACGCGACAGCCACCACCGCGCCCGCGCCCAACGCCAACGGCGCGGGGGTCAGTGCAAGCAACTGCCGGGCCGTCGTCGGTGCCATGGCGCTGGCGGCGGTCGCCTCCATGGCGATGCTGCACTAG
- the LOC8081209 gene encoding uncharacterized protein LOC8081209 isoform X2, protein MDQDAKDSRPSRSPSEPNLFLQWGSRKRLRCVKTRDDASPSPSPSEGLRRAIPRATRPLLGADIATFRSPRRPSTLNRRKSDSLVNDYKHSIALSPEKDRYYTTRGSPFPFDGNGFDFGSITEEKGTTALPRFFIALSNKEKEEDFMAMKGCKLPQRPKKRPKLMQKCLLMVSPGAWLSDLSHERYEVREKKSSKKRARGLKALSMESDSE, encoded by the exons ATGGATCAGGACGCGAAGGACTCGAGGCCCTCAAGGTCTCCCAGCGAGCCAAACCTCTTCCTGCAATGGGGCAGCCGGAAGAGGCTGCGATGTGTCAAGACGCGTGATGATGCCTCACCATCACCATCTCCATCTGAAGGTCTGAGACGTGCCATACCCCGTGCTACTCGACCCCTCCTTGGAGCTGACATTGCTACATTTCGGTCACCACGGCGCCCTAGCACCCTTAACCGCAG GAAATCAGATTCACTAGTGAATGATTACAAGCACTCGATTGCGCTATCACCAGAGAAGGACAGGTATTACACAACGAGGGGTTCACCATTTCCCTTCGATGGAAATGGGTTCGACTTTGGTAGCATAACAGAGGAGAAGGGAACCACTGCGTTGCCAagattcttcattgcattgtcaaacaaggagaaggaggaggactTCATGGCAATGAAGGGCTGCAAGCTGCCACAGCGGCCAAAGAAGAGGCCCAAGTTGATGCAGAAGTGCTTGCTT ATGGTGAGCCCAGGAGCTTGGTTATCAGATTTGTCGCATGAGAGATATGAAGTTAGAGAGAAGAAGAGTTCTAAAAAG AGAGCTAGAGGCTTGAAGGCTTTGAGCATGGAGAGTGATTCAGAATAG
- the LOC110431678 gene encoding photosystem I reaction center subunit II, chloroplastic-like, translating to MAMATQASAATRHLLAAAWAKPRQLSSQLAMPSSRGPAPLRASDDGPAAAAVTEEAPKGFVPPQLDPNTPSPIFGGSTGGLLRKAQVEEFYVITWTSPKEQVFEMPTGGAAIMREGPNLLKLARKEQCLALGTRLRSKYKINYQFYRVFPNGEVQYLHPKDGVYPEKVNAGRQGVGQNFRSIGKNVSPIEVKFTGKESFDI from the coding sequence ATGGCCATGGCCACGCAAGCCTCCGCCGCCACGCGCCACCTGCTGGCGGCCGCCTGGGCGAAGCCACGGCAGCTGAGCTCGCAGCTCGCGATGCCGTCGTCCCGCGGTCCGGCCCCGCTCCGCGCGTCCGACGAcggaccggcggcggcggcggtgactGAGGAGGCCCCCAAGGGTTTCGTGCCCCCGCAGCTGGACCCCAACACGCCGTCGCCCATCTTCGGCGGCAGCACGGGCGGGCTGCTCCGGAAGGCGCAGGTGGAGGAGTTCTACGTGATCACGTGGACGTCCCCGAAGGAGCAGGTGTTCGAGATGCCCACGGGCGGCGCCGCCATCATGCGGGAGGGTCCAAACCTCCTGAAGCTGGCGCGCAAGGAGCAGTGCCTGGCGCTCGGCACCAGGCTGCGCTCCAAGTACAAGATCAACTACCAGTTCTACCGCGTCTTCCCCAACGGCGAGGTGCAGTACCTCCACCCCAAGGACGGCGTCTACCCGGAGAAGGTCAACGCCGGCAGGCAGGGCGTTGGGCAGAACTTCCGCAGCATCGGCAAGAACGTCAGCCCCATCGAGGTCAAGTTCACCGGCAAGGAATCCTTCGACATCTAA